TGAAAACTTTCGTTGTGCCCTTACGGGACCCTGTCAACTTCCAGTTGCTTCCAGGGATCACCATCGGGGACATTGGCAAAAAAATGGGCAGAGACGGTATCGACAACGGTTGGATCCAGTTCAGAAACGTTGTGATCCCAAGAGAGTACATGCTTTCTAGGTTCGCCAAAGTGACCCCCACTGAAGACGGTAAAGACGTGCAAGTGAACATTGAGCCGCAACTCGATCAGATCTCAGGGTATTCAGCCCTGCTGAGCGGTAGGGTGAACATGGTCATGGACTCGTTCAGGTTCGGATCCAAGTTTGTTACCATCGCCACGAGGTACTCAGTTGGGAGGCAGCAATTCGCAAGCACAAAGGGCGCAGAGGAGTCTCAGTTGATTGACTACTCACTGCACCAGTACAGAGTGCTCCCTCAGTTGGCCATCGCGTATATGGTGTCCCCCGCGGCTTTCAATTTGATGAGCACGTACTACTCAACACTAGACGAACTGTACTCTGTCTCCTCAAACAAAAACGACAAAGGTTTGAAGACGGTTAGCGccaagttgaagaatttgTTCATATCGAGCGCAAGTTTAAAGGCAACAAACACCTGGCTTGTCGCCAACTTGATCGATGAGTTGAGACAGTGCTGCGGTGGACATGGGTATTCTCAGTACAACGGGTTTGGTAAGGGGTACAACGATTGGGTTGTGCAATGCACCTGGGAAGGTGACAACAACATTCTTTCCCTAACGTCCGCAAAATCCATTCTCAAGAAATTCGTGGACGCGGCCACAAAGGGTAAGTTCGACGAGGAGCTGGACTCAGACCTTTTCGACTACTTGGACCCCAATTTCATCAGGCAGGTGTACACCCACGAAGCAGAGGCTGATTTGGTTGACGACGACTTGAGCTCGTACGTCGAGGTCTGGTCTATAGCGCTCGTGAGCCTGCTCGTCCATATCGGGAAGACGATCCAAAAGACCAAGGACTTCGAAAGAATAACAAAGCTGCTGATCCTAGTATCCAAGTTTCATGCCTTCCACACAATGTTGAAGGCTTACTACGAGAAGTTAAGCGATAACGCGTCCCCAGTTAAGGATGAGGCCACCAAGGAGGCCCTATGGGATGTCTTTAAGCTGTACTCCGTCTACTTTATCGACAAGTTTTCCGGAGAATTCCAGCagttcaagatcttcaCGCCCAGCCAGATCACCACTTTAGTCCAGCCAAAATTGTTGGAACTACTCCCCAAGATCCGGCAAAACTGTATCGCGCTGACCGATGCCTTCGAACTGCCTGACCAAATGTTGAACGCTCCAATTGGCTATTTCGACGGGGACATATACCACAATTATTTCAACGAGGTGGTCAAGAACAACCCGACCGAGCCGGATGGGGCTGGGAAACCACCCTACCATGCGATGTTGACCACCATGTTGTCGAGAGGGTACGAGACGGACGAAAGACTGGGCGGGTCCTCCAGTACCTCGgttttggagaaacttGGGAAGTGACCGTTCCCTGTGCCACCCTCCTCCCTTTTAGTTCATATTCTTTTGTGTATCTTCtttatatttatatatgttACGTATCTCTTCTATATCTTAACGTGTGATGAAACCTACTTTACAAAAAGCACATTCTAcctctttttctctctcttttttttcactgacagtttgtttttttttttagttCTACATCGAAGCCATGTGGTAAACCGTCGCTGTCAACAGGTATATAACGAACAGTTTCTCGAAATAGTTTCGCGTTTGCTTACATTGTGTCCTGGTAGGTGATACAATTTACCTTGTACTCTTCAATATTAAGTAAAACACACAGTTCACAGCTGATACGACAAACGAGGGGAATTTAAATAGAAGATGTCTAAAGTAACAAAGAGAAATAACGACAGGGCAAGCTCGAGATGCGCAAGTGACGTGGGAAGCAGCAGCGATTCTGAAAGCGACATTGATATCCCTGAGAGAAGACTGAGACGGTCGTCGAGTCTTTTGTCATTCGATACATCTCCTCTGGCGCCACCCAACGAGACGGATATCGCCAATTTTACAAGTGATGCCCACCATTTCAGCATGATCAGAAATCTACACATGGCCGATTATATCACCATGCTGAACGGTTTCTCTGGTTTCTACTCGATCATATCTTGTCTGAGATTTACTTTGACAGGTAAACCACACTACATGCAACGTGCTTACTTCTTCATATTCCTAGGTATGTGCTTCGATTTTCTGGACGGGCGTGTGGCACGTCTAAGACATAGGTCCTCCTTGATGGGTCAAGAATTAGATTCGCTAGCTGACCTAGTCTCCTTCGGAGTGGCACCTGCAACCACCGCATTCGCAATTGGCATACAGTCGACGCTGGACGTGTTTGTGCTGTCGTTTTTCGTGCTCTGTGGGTTGGCAAGATTGGCAAGATTCAACGTAACAGTCGGGCAACTACCAAAGGATTTGACTGGTAAGTCAAAGTTTTTTGAGGGGTTTCCCATGCCAACATCCCTAgtgctggtgttgttgatgGTCTGTCTTGTTGCTAAGGGCTTGATATTCGATAAATTGCCGTTTGGCATTGTGAGAGAAGGTCAGTATTTCGAGTTCCACCCAATCGTTCTGCTATTTTTTATCCACGGTTGCGGTATGATCTCCAAGAGTATGAAGATTCCAAAATTATGATACCATAGCAAAATCCCACAGCATGTCATGTCTTTGCCCACCCTTGTTTATATAACTCCCATTTGAGAATATTTTTGCGTTATAAATacatctatatatataatggAAAACTTTCAATAGCCAAAGCATGAGATAAACACTGTTTTAGTACGGTGCTTCCCTTGATTAATGAGGTGTCATAACGTAAGATTTTGTTTCCTGATGCTGTAACTTTGGTCTTTTTTTACAAAGTTAGAACTGTATAAGTTGGCTGGTATAGGATCTATAAATCTTGTAACTCTATCGAATCATCGCCAGTTCCCTTCGCCGTAGCGTCTTTAGACTCAGGCTGATATGCTTTTTTGAGATTTGAAGTGCCCGTTTTGGAGGATTCAGCAGCTGTGTTAccttcttcgtcgttgaTTTCAAAATCCATTTCACCAATCTCAAGGTCGTCAGCCCACGTTACTGTTTTATGTCCATTCAATCTGCTATAAGGGCGCGTGTTCATCAAAGAGATTATTTTTGGTTTTAAGATATTGCGGAATTTTATCAATAGCAAAACGGCAATGAAAGTGGCAAAGATTGCTGCAACGACGAGACCCTTGCGATTAATCGCATCTTCTGCCTTTTCTTCACCATAATTCACGTtttcctcatcttcttgatcctcctcattttcttcctcatcatcttcctcttcctcttcttccttatcctcatcatcatcgtcttcatcaCTCACATCCTCTCCTTCGTCGTCACTCTCATCTGTATCGTCACCTTCGTCATCACTCTCATCTGTATCGTCaccttcatcatcactaTCAAATTCCTCTTCATTCTCTTCCTCATCTGTtccctcttcatcatcgaaGATGAAAGGTTCATCACCGCTAACTAATGCTGTTCTTTTCCCCAACTCCCCTAAAAGGATTTGATTCATGGATATATCCAACAGTCCTCTACTGGCCTCGCCTTTATCGTATGGGACCATATGAGAGGCATTGAAAACGTTGATGAAGGTCAAATTTCTGTCATATTTCACGTACCCAACcatttcatcatcatttAAGACCGGATTTCTGTAATACCAGTCGTATTCCTCTGCATCACTTGAAAACCCCTTTGTCCCACCCCAATGCATATTATTGATGGAGTCCATGACACCGATGTGGTTACAGATGATATCTTTGTCCCcgttgaacaagatgatATCGACACCGCTTTCTAATAAAGAGGGCAGGAGTTCGATAGAAGGCTTGAGTTCTTTATTTGTCAGCTCCTTCCCAACTTTAGAGTTACATTCGCGCCAATCTGTAATCCAAGGTTTGTTATCCAGGTGCAAAGCCTGTTTCACGGAATCCTGGTTCAAGAATTTCTTGATAAAGGGGATATCTGCGGGCCAATTCATCCCACAGGATGGATAAGTGTCGTCCAATTCATAGTTGTATACGTTAACGCAGCTCAGTTGGTTACCTTTAATAGGTGCTCTAGTCGCCTCAGTGAGTCTGTTGAACAATCTCTCACACTCTGGAAATTCAAATGACCCAGCATACTCGGCGCTGTTAATTTGGTTTTGGCATAATTCGTGTGTTCTCAGTAATATTTCGAaaactggtccatcatTTTTATCTATCACTTTATTGTCCAACGCGAAGGGTAAATATGATAACGATTGGGTAGTCGGATCGATCCAGCCGTTCCCAATCAACAGCGTCATCAAATTTATTGGCTGGATGTCCCCCTGTTTATTATACTCAAGTATACGGTTTGCGAAAAACGGGATGTATTGCCCTGCATAGCTTTCACCGGCAAGAATAATCTCTCTATCAGCGTCTTCTGGGAACACTTTCATGTAGTTGATTAAGAATTCCATAAATCTTTCGCTAACACCGTCTAAACTGTCCTCAAAAAACTGTGCATCCATGTTGGTATCATTaagagaagagaagccAGTACCAATTGGTTGATCGGTAAACACCAAGTCACCCCTCGAATGCCACGAGCCCTTGTTCAAGTATACGTTTCCCTTAGAATCCACACGCAACGGTCCGTTCTCAACAAGTGCACCATCCATCGACGAACACCCGGGCCCCCCGTTCAGCCAGAAGATTAACGGTTTACCCTTTTCAATATTCTCTGGGTCCTCAAACTTCCAGAAGAAATAGCCATAGTCCTCGGGTATCATGTCAGACTCCTTCTTcagttgttcaaaaacatcGATGTGACCAGCGTACATCAGGGGGAATTTCTGTGCATCTATTCCCAACTTATTGAAGCCTGGCAACGCTTTTGGATCAACAAGGTActcatctttcaaaacggCTTTCCCAGCTGTAACTACCGCCAAACACAACAGCAGAACATGCAAAACCCCGCTATCAAAGCCAAACATTATGCGTAACGACCCCCAGTAACGGTCTCCTCCTgttcaatctttgaacTGACTCAAAGAGAGAAGGTGATGCTTACATCCTCCGCCCACCACTTAACTTATTACGCCTCGAGAAGAGAGagtatattttttattCCTGCATATTTCCTAATCCAGAAACTACTACCCCATCAGGAAAACCCATTTCCATATCGGGTTTAATTACCAAATATGGAAAGCAGCGTCCCAATACAGTAATTATTTCCATAT
The genomic region above belongs to Huiozyma naganishii CBS 8797 chromosome 2, complete genome and contains:
- the POX1 gene encoding acyl-CoA oxidase (similar to Saccharomyces cerevisiae POX1 (YGL205W); ancestral locus Anc_3.514) — encoded protein: MTRVSSTDTSQPVFEPVRLLRTERERSQLKTDEINTFLESSPEQRQLTHELIDQIVNDPVLKCDTGYYEQEKLQERENTVKKIARLALYMEEDIKTVRQHFKGTDLFQSLQEDSGSLPPLSNKDLSIFDKRLSLLANIDPQLSTRVGVHLGLFGNCIKGNGTDEQIKYWLQERGAVLLKGIYGCFAMTELGHGSNVANLQTRATYNQNTDTFTINTPDLTATKWWIGGAAHSATHSAVYARLIVKGKDYGVKTFVVPLRDPVNFQLLPGITIGDIGKKMGRDGIDNGWIQFRNVVIPREYMLSRFAKVTPTEDGKDVQVNIEPQLDQISGYSALLSGRVNMVMDSFRFGSKFVTIATRYSVGRQQFASTKGAEESQLIDYSLHQYRVLPQLAIAYMVSPAAFNLMSTYYSTLDELYSVSSNKNDKGLKTVSAKLKNLFISSASLKATNTWLVANLIDELRQCCGGHGYSQYNGFGKGYNDWVVQCTWEGDNNILSLTSAKSILKKFVDAATKGKFDEELDSDLFDYLDPNFIRQVYTHEAEADLVDDDLSSYVEVWSIALVSLLVHIGKTIQKTKDFERITKLLILVSKFHAFHTMLKAYYEKLSDNASPVKDEATKEALWDVFKLYSVYFIDKFSGEFQQFKIFTPSQITTLVQPKLLELLPKIRQNCIALTDAFELPDQMLNAPIGYFDGDIYHNYFNEVVKNNPTEPDGAGKPPYHAMLTTMLSRGYETDERLGGSSSTSVLEKLGK
- the KNAG0B00640 gene encoding uncharacterized protein (similar to Saccharomyces cerevisiae CHO1 (YER026C); ancestral locus Anc_3.513): MSKVTKRNNDRASSRCASDVGSSSDSESDIDIPERRLRRSSSLLSFDTSPLAPPNETDIANFTSDAHHFSMIRNLHMADYITMLNGFSGFYSIISCLRFTLTGKPHYMQRAYFFIFLGMCFDFLDGRVARLRHRSSLMGQELDSLADLVSFGVAPATTAFAIGIQSTLDVFVLSFFVLCGLARLARFNVTVGQLPKDLTGKSKFFEGFPMPTSLVLVLLMVCLVAKGLIFDKLPFGIVREGQYFEFHPIVLLFFIHGCGMISKSMKIPKL
- the KEX1 gene encoding serine-type carboxypeptidase (similar to Saccharomyces cerevisiae KEX1 (YGL203C); ancestral locus Anc_3.512), giving the protein MFGFDSGVLHVLLLCLAVVTAGKAVLKDEYLVDPKALPGFNKLGIDAQKFPLMYAGHIDVFEQLKKESDMIPEDYGYFFWKFEDPENIEKGKPLIFWLNGGPGCSSMDGALVENGPLRVDSKGNVYLNKGSWHSRGDLVFTDQPIGTGFSSLNDTNMDAQFFEDSLDGVSERFMEFLINYMKVFPEDADREIILAGESYAGQYIPFFANRILEYNKQGDIQPINLMTLLIGNGWIDPTTQSLSYLPFALDNKVIDKNDGPVFEILLRTHELCQNQINSAEYAGSFEFPECERLFNRLTEATRAPIKGNQLSCVNVYNYELDDTYPSCGMNWPADIPFIKKFLNQDSVKQALHLDNKPWITDWRECNSKVGKELTNKELKPSIELLPSLLESGVDIILFNGDKDIICNHIGVMDSINNMHWGGTKGFSSDAEEYDWYYRNPVLNDDEMVGYVKYDRNLTFINVFNASHMVPYDKGEASRGLLDISMNQILLGELGKRTALVSGDEPFIFDDEEGTDEEENEEEFDSDDEGDDTDESDDEGDDTDESDDEGEDVSDEDDDDEDKEEEEEEDDEEENEEDQEDEENVNYGEEKAEDAINRKGLVVAAIFATFIAVLLLIKFRNILKPKIISLMNTRPYSRLNGHKTVTWADDLEIGEMDFEINDEEGNTAAESSKTGTSNLKKAYQPESKDATAKGTGDDSIELQDL